Genomic segment of Frankiales bacterium:
CGTCCTCCGGCGCCTGGAACAGCACGACCCCGCCGACGTGCATCGGGGTGGTGTGCTCCTCGAGGTAGAGGAACGACGCGTCGAGGGGGCTGAGCCGGTCGGCCATCGCGCCTCCTCGGTCCGGTCGGGGCCTGGTCCGGAGCCGGCGACGACGCTCGCACCCCGCTCGCCCATCGTGCCACGGGGATCGCGGCCCTCGCCGAGCGTCCGCAAGGCCGGTCCCCCGCCGTCTCCGCCGGGGCGGCCGCGGTCAGGCCAGGGGCCGCCCGAACAGCACCTCGAGCTCGCGCCGGGTCTCGTCGTAGCTGCGGTGCTGGACGCCGACCATCCCGGCGGCCACGGCGGCCTCCACGTTGTGCGCGAGGTCGTCGACGAACACGCACTCCCCGGCGGCCACGCCCAGCAGGTCCACGGTGTGCTCGAAGATGCGCGCCTCGGGCTTGCGCATGCCGACCTCGCCGGAGATGACCACGACGTCGAACATGTCGTCCCAGCCGTCGCGCGGGTAGTCGTTGCCCCACGAGTTCGACAGCAGCGCGGTGCGCAGCCCGCTCTCGTGGGCGCGGCGCACGAGTCCGGCCATGTCCGGTGCGTGCTCGAAGTGCTCGAACAGCCGGGTGAGCAGCCCCTCCGGCTCGTAGGTGCGGCCGGACCGGCGCGAGAGCGCCTCGGCGAGCCGGACGTCGAACTCCGGCACCGTCAGCTCGCCGCGCTCCAGGGCGTGCACCGGGTTGAACCGGGCCTCGGCCGCCCCCTGGTCGCCGAACCAGTCGCGCATCGTGGCGATCCAGGCGTCGAGGTCGACGCCGTCCGCCTCGGCCCAGGACCTCACCGCCTGGCGCATGTCGCCGGTGAGCACCCCGCCCCAGTCGACTACCAGCGCGCTCAACGTCGGGTCAGGCACCGCACACCTCCCGGGCCCGGGCCAGCAGCGCCGGGACCCCGTCCTCGAGCCGGGCGAAGAACGGGTCGTCCGCCATCCCGGCC
This window contains:
- a CDS encoding HAD-IA family hydrolase gives rise to the protein MRQAVRSWAEADGVDLDAWIATMRDWFGDQGAAEARFNPVHALERGELTVPEFDVRLAEALSRRSGRTYEPEGLLTRLFEHFEHAPDMAGLVRRAHESGLRTALLSNSWGNDYPRDGWDDMFDVVVISGEVGMRKPEARIFEHTVDLLGVAAGECVFVDDLAHNVEAAVAAGMVGVQHRSYDETRRELEVLFGRPLA